ATCAATAATAAATCATATCGTGTCTATTCACAAAATAATACGGAAATTTCTAAAGCGTGTGACTATCCGGAATCTTGAATGGCATACATTTGCTGGCCTTGGGGATGCAGCCCATACGGGAATGCTAACTGGAGCTCTCTGGGCGATAAAAGGGAGCATTCTTGGATTAATAAGTCATTATATGAAGCTGAAAACGCCTCCCAGCATCACTGTAACTCCCCATTTCCAATTTTCCGTTTCACAAACAGCCATTTCATGTATGATTCATTTTCGTGTCGGGCATGCTATGTTAGCAGGAATTAAACTGATCAAATATTGGAAAGGCGGACGGCCCGACTTCAGGACAAAGCCGCTTTCTGCCTTATCTGATGATGGTACTAAAACTGTCTAAAAAAGGAGGAGCAATGAATGTCTGACCATCCTATTCAAGGTCTTATGACTACTGCCATGGAAAACCTGAAAGAGATGATTGATGTTAACACCATAATTGGGGATCCAGTAGAAACCCCTGATGGAAGTGTAATTTTAACCGTTTCAAAGGTCGGCTTTGGTTTTGCCGCAGGAGGAAGCGAATTCATGCTTGATGGACAATCAGGCGAGGAAAAGGGCCACCCGTTTGGCGGCGGAAGCGGCGGCGGTGTCTCCATCACTCCAATCGCCTTTTTGATTGTCAATTCTCAAGGGGTGAAAATGGTTCATCTGGATGAAAGCACTCATTTATATGAGAAAATTCTTGACCTTGCTCCACAGGCCGTCGATAAAATTCAGCAAATGTTCAACAAGAAAGACGGAGGAGCCGGCAATCAGCAAAGCCAGCCTCAGAGTCAAAACAATGATGAGTACAGCGGCAAGAAACAAGACCTTGATATTTAAGAGAAGGAAGTTAACTTTCCCAGGGAGAGTTAACTTTTTTCTTGGAATGTATCCTTAATAATTGCAAAAAAGATTCTGAAAAGATATGATTTACACTGTACATAAGTGATTAAGGAGGACGATTTAAATGGCATCTATTACGTTCAAAGGAAATCCTGTAACATTGCTGGGCAATGAAGTAAAAGTTGGAGATAAAGCTCCTGAATTCAAGGTGCTGGCAAATGATCTTTCTGAAGTAACACTTGCTGATTCAAAAGGGCAGGTGCGTCTAATCAGCGTAGTTCCTTCTATTGACACGGGAGTTTGTGATGCACAGACACGCCGTTTTAACAAAGAAGCTTCCAAGCTTGACAATGTTAAGATTCTTACTGTAAGTGTGGATCTTCCATTTG
This window of the Cytobacillus pseudoceanisediminis genome carries:
- the tpx gene encoding thiol peroxidase, with amino-acid sequence MASITFKGNPVTLLGNEVKVGDKAPEFKVLANDLSEVTLADSKGQVRLISVVPSIDTGVCDAQTRRFNKEASKLDNVKILTVSVDLPFAQKRWCAAAGIENVQTVSDHRDLSFGEAYGVAIQELRLLARAVFVVDSNDTVTYAEYVSEATDHPNYEAAVEAAKQAK
- a CDS encoding DUF2953 domain-containing protein, yielding MKWLLIAVIALILLLILIMATKLKIYIHFYHGNDNDHLKIQFKAWFGLIRYKIEVPLIKLDDNSPTLVVNEKTAAGPQEDAPKQDTKQFSAKDLINSLHDTKSIINHIVSIHKIIRKFLKRVTIRNLEWHTFAGLGDAAHTGMLTGALWAIKGSILGLISHYMKLKTPPSITVTPHFQFSVSQTAISCMIHFRVGHAMLAGIKLIKYWKGGRPDFRTKPLSALSDDGTKTV
- the ytfJ gene encoding GerW family sporulation protein; the protein is MSDHPIQGLMTTAMENLKEMIDVNTIIGDPVETPDGSVILTVSKVGFGFAAGGSEFMLDGQSGEEKGHPFGGGSGGGVSITPIAFLIVNSQGVKMVHLDESTHLYEKILDLAPQAVDKIQQMFNKKDGGAGNQQSQPQSQNNDEYSGKKQDLDI